In Cupriavidus basilensis, one genomic interval encodes:
- a CDS encoding DUF4148 domain-containing protein, translating into MSKKIRFAVLLSALFAAGVNAQPFAADMTRQQVQEDLAAWRQSGLEALSRGESGPDTFSPQYQAAFQRYLQLTQGDMYQAPSAGKTRAEVMADLELWKISGMHAFTSRGITTASHTQAYQQAYESYLQLKLGAAYKAPVALTRAQVKSDLADWQIGRLREWLDSGLVSRRLIPIVMPTAPHLKPTRCCATKNDLMAAA; encoded by the coding sequence ATGTCCAAGAAAATTCGCTTTGCTGTTCTGCTTTCCGCACTTTTTGCTGCTGGAGTAAACGCTCAACCGTTCGCCGCAGATATGACACGGCAACAGGTCCAGGAGGATCTGGCTGCTTGGAGGCAATCTGGGTTGGAAGCGTTGTCTCGCGGCGAAAGCGGCCCGGATACGTTCAGCCCTCAATACCAGGCTGCCTTTCAGCGCTACTTGCAATTGACCCAAGGTGATATGTATCAGGCGCCCTCAGCAGGAAAGACTCGTGCTGAAGTGATGGCTGATTTGGAACTGTGGAAAATCTCCGGCATGCACGCGTTCACCTCGCGCGGAATCACCACCGCTTCGCACACCCAAGCCTACCAACAAGCCTACGAGAGCTATCTCCAGCTCAAGCTGGGTGCGGCTTACAAGGCTCCGGTGGCATTGACTCGTGCTCAAGTAAAGAGTGATTTGGCAGATTGGCAGATTGGCAGGTTGCGGGAATGGCTGGATTCTGGGCTGGTGAGCAGACGCCTGATACCTATAGTGATGCCTACCGCACCGCATTTGAAACCTACCAGATGCTGCGCAACAAAAAATGACTTAATGGCAGCTGCATAA
- a CDS encoding ArsR/SmtB family transcription factor: MTSRKTTSAAIVQCSTSNHGTTTDVLALSQSDVAVLAETFRLLGDQSRLKILLQCMRGSVAVGDIAGSLDLSQSLVSHHLRLLRGARLVRGERQAKHIFYGIADQHVSQVLQDMAVHISEDRHDD; this comes from the coding sequence ATGACATCCCGCAAAACCACCAGCGCCGCTATTGTGCAATGTTCGACCTCTAACCACGGCACGACCACTGATGTCCTCGCACTATCGCAAAGTGACGTCGCTGTTCTGGCAGAGACCTTCCGCCTGCTGGGCGACCAATCGCGATTGAAAATCCTGTTGCAGTGCATGCGCGGATCGGTCGCAGTGGGCGACATTGCTGGCTCGCTAGACCTGTCGCAGTCCTTGGTCAGCCATCACCTGCGCCTGTTGCGCGGCGCGCGCCTCGTGCGCGGCGAGCGCCAAGCCAAGCACATCTTCTACGGCATTGCCGACCAGCACGTCAGCCAGGTACTCCAGGACATGGCGGTTCACATTTCGGAGGACAGACACGACGATTGA
- a CDS encoding cation diffusion facilitator family transporter, which produces MSQSNAHDHGHDHDHDHTPTVTSANERKVLVSFFLIFGFMLVEAVGGVLSGSLALLADAGHMLTDAVALALAYAAFRFGRRAADSKRTFGYLRFEVIAGFLNAVTLFAIVAWIAYEAWERLQAPPVILAGPMMIVAVLGLLINVLVLWIMTRGETDHVNVKGAILHVMGDLLGSVGAIVAAIVIYFTGWTPIDPILSVLVAALILRSAWKLLAKSIHILLEGAPEDASPEKVEQGLMSTVPGLAAVSHVHVWQLTSGRTMATLHVRPNVDEEARAVVKRVEAVLREQFSIEHATVGIDWNSEADENICSLQPTTGRQDHSGHDHSEHNHDHDHSAPGHKH; this is translated from the coding sequence ATGTCCCAATCCAATGCACATGACCATGGTCACGACCATGATCACGACCACACCCCCACAGTGACGAGCGCCAACGAGCGCAAGGTTCTGGTTTCCTTCTTCCTGATCTTCGGCTTCATGCTCGTGGAAGCTGTCGGCGGCGTGCTGTCGGGCTCGCTAGCCCTACTTGCCGATGCTGGCCACATGCTGACCGACGCCGTGGCACTTGCCCTGGCTTACGCTGCCTTCCGATTCGGTCGCCGCGCAGCCGACAGCAAACGCACATTCGGTTACCTGCGCTTCGAGGTCATCGCCGGCTTCCTGAACGCCGTGACCCTGTTCGCGATCGTCGCATGGATCGCCTACGAGGCGTGGGAGCGGCTGCAGGCGCCGCCCGTCATCCTCGCCGGCCCGATGATGATCGTCGCCGTGCTCGGCTTACTGATCAACGTCCTCGTGCTGTGGATCATGACCCGCGGCGAAACCGATCACGTCAATGTGAAAGGTGCCATCCTCCACGTGATGGGTGACCTGCTCGGCTCTGTCGGCGCCATCGTTGCAGCGATCGTCATCTACTTCACCGGCTGGACTCCGATCGACCCCATCCTGTCGGTTCTAGTAGCGGCGTTGATTCTGCGCAGCGCCTGGAAGCTCCTGGCCAAGTCGATCCATATCCTGTTGGAGGGTGCGCCAGAGGACGCTTCGCCGGAAAAGGTGGAACAAGGCCTGATGAGCACTGTGCCCGGCCTGGCGGCTGTCAGCCATGTTCACGTGTGGCAACTCACTTCCGGTCGCACGATGGCCACGCTACACGTTCGACCCAACGTGGACGAGGAGGCGCGAGCTGTGGTCAAGCGCGTCGAGGCGGTGCTGCGAGAGCAGTTCAGCATCGAACACGCCACAGTCGGAATCGACTGGAACTCGGAGGCTGACGAGAACATCTGCAGCCTGCAACCCACGACAGGCCGTCAGGACCACAGCGGCCACGACCACAGTGAGCACAATCATGACCATGACCACTCCGCTCCCGGTCACAAGCATTGA
- a CDS encoding MFS transporter has protein sequence MLSVLKNRTYRHLFTAQVIALVGTGLMTVALGLLAYELAGADAGAVLGSALAIKMLAYVGVAPVAQAFADQFPRRSLLVALDLVRAVVAICLPFVTEVWQIYLLIFVLQAASAGFTPTFQATIPDILPDEEDYTKALSLSRLAYDLESLISPMLAAALLTVISFHNLFAGTVLGFLVSAALVVSVRLPTTIPGPRRGIWDRTTRGTRIYLATPRLRGLLAISLAVSAAGAMVIVNTVVLVKARFGLGEVEVASALAAFGGGSMVAAFVLPSLLEKVADRTAMLTGATVLVVGTGIGALLPSYALLLPLWLIIGFGYSVAQTPSGRLLRRSAHAEDRPAIFAAHFALSHACWLICYPLAGRFGAVMGLPSTFIVMSLVGLAGVALTLWLWPASDPSDVAHDHPSLPPDHPHLRTHADQGRHHHQLILDDLHRIWPKG, from the coding sequence ATGCTCTCCGTCCTAAAGAACCGCACCTACCGCCACCTGTTCACCGCGCAGGTGATCGCACTCGTCGGCACAGGCCTGATGACGGTAGCGCTCGGCCTACTTGCCTACGAGCTGGCCGGGGCCGATGCAGGTGCGGTGCTCGGGTCGGCGCTGGCTATCAAGATGCTGGCCTATGTGGGAGTCGCTCCAGTCGCACAGGCCTTCGCCGACCAGTTCCCGCGACGGTCATTGCTCGTAGCGCTGGACCTGGTACGAGCGGTTGTCGCGATCTGTTTGCCCTTTGTCACCGAGGTCTGGCAGATCTATCTGCTGATCTTTGTCCTGCAAGCGGCATCCGCCGGCTTCACGCCGACTTTCCAAGCCACTATCCCGGACATCCTTCCCGATGAAGAGGACTACACGAAGGCGCTGTCGCTGTCCCGGCTGGCCTATGACCTGGAAAGCCTGATTTCCCCGATGCTGGCTGCTGCGCTGCTGACCGTCATCAGCTTTCACAACCTGTTCGCGGGAACAGTGCTCGGTTTCCTCGTTTCAGCCGCGCTCGTGGTCAGCGTGCGGTTGCCCACAACTATTCCCGGACCGCGCCGCGGCATTTGGGATCGCACGACCCGCGGCACACGCATCTATCTCGCTACGCCACGCCTGCGGGGCCTGCTGGCGATCAGCTTGGCCGTCTCGGCGGCGGGCGCCATGGTGATCGTGAACACGGTGGTTCTCGTGAAGGCGCGCTTTGGCCTAGGCGAGGTCGAAGTGGCGTCGGCACTGGCGGCATTCGGAGGCGGTTCGATGGTGGCAGCCTTCGTTCTGCCATCCTTACTGGAAAAGGTGGCCGACCGAACCGCGATGCTCACCGGCGCTACCGTACTGGTCGTGGGCACGGGGATCGGCGCACTGCTGCCGAGCTATGCATTGTTGCTGCCGCTGTGGTTGATCATCGGCTTTGGCTACAGCGTGGCGCAAACGCCATCCGGCCGTCTTCTGCGCCGCTCGGCCCATGCCGAGGACCGTCCTGCGATCTTCGCGGCACACTTCGCGCTGTCGCACGCCTGTTGGCTCATCTGCTACCCACTTGCCGGCCGCTTCGGCGCGGTCATGGGCTTGCCATCGACCTTCATTGTCATGTCCCTGGTCGGCTTGGCCGGCGTGGCGCTGACGCTCTGGCTGTGGCCGGCCAGCGACCCTTCTGACGTGGCGCATGACCACCCCAGCTTGCCGCCGGATCACCCTCATTTACGCACACACGCAGACCAAGGCAGGCACCATCACCAGCTGATTCTGGATGACCTGCACCGTATCTGGCCGAAAGGATAG
- a CDS encoding metal-sensing transcriptional repressor: MKEMHKHTSHPDLVKRLKRAEGHLRHVIGMIEGEETCLDIARQLAAVESAVTAAKRVLIHDHIDHCLSHDEDSVLAEMKALTRLL; this comes from the coding sequence ATGAAAGAGATGCACAAGCACACCAGCCACCCAGATCTCGTGAAACGGCTCAAGCGCGCCGAGGGTCATCTGCGACACGTCATCGGGATGATCGAAGGAGAAGAAACCTGCCTGGACATCGCTCGCCAGCTCGCTGCGGTGGAGAGCGCCGTCACAGCGGCCAAGCGCGTCCTGATCCATGACCACATCGACCACTGCCTATCTCATGATGAGGACTCCGTTCTAGCCGAAATGAAGGCGCTAACCAGACTGCTCTGA
- a CDS encoding IS5 family transposase (programmed frameshift) — translation MSIRWVLTDAQWDKMEPHCLGKPSDPGRSGTDNRRFVEAVLWIARTGSPWRDLPPEFGKWNTVFKRFRDWVKADVFQRLFDAVSEQPDMEYAMVDATIVKVHRHGQGAKGGPSGQAIGHSRGGMTTKILALTDALGNLVKFVLMPGQRHDTKGVRELIADVHFEALLADKAFDVNWLIQELDKRGAQVVISQMPRRREPLEIDWEVYKWRHLIENFFGKLKEFKRIAMRSDKTDTSFAAMIYLAAGVINSR, via the exons ATGAGCATTCGATGGGTACTGACAGACGCGCAATGGGACAAGATGGAGCCGCACTGCCTTGGCAAACCAAGTGATCCGGGGCGAAGCGGCACAGACAACCGCCGCTTCGTTGAGGCAGTGCTGTGGATTGCCCGCACAGGCAGCCCTTGGCGAGACCTGCCGCCAGAGTTCGGCAAGTGGAACACGGTGTTCAAGCGCTTCAGAGACTGGGTCAAGGCCGACGTATTTCAACGCCTGTTTGACGCGGTGAGCGAGCAGCCAGACATGGAATATGCGATGGTGGATGCCACGATTGTGAAAGTGCATCGGCACGGCCAGGGGGCAAAAGGGGGAC CTTCGGGCCAGGCCATAGGCCACTCGCGGGGCGGTATGACCACGAAGATACTGGCGCTGACGGATGCATTGGGCAATCTGGTGAAGTTCGTCTTGATGCCAGGGCAGCGCCATGACACCAAGGGGGTCAGAGAGCTGATCGCCGATGTGCACTTTGAAGCCTTGCTGGCCGACAAGGCCTTCGATGTGAACTGGCTAATCCAAGAGTTGGACAAACGAGGCGCACAGGTGGTGATCTCACAGATGCCGCGAAGGAGAGAGCCGCTGGAGATTGACTGGGAGGTCTACAAGTGGCGTCACTTGATAGAGAACTTCTTTGGCAAGCTCAAGGAGTTCAAGCGAATTGCAATGCGCAGCGACAAGACGGATACCAGCTTCGCGGCGATGATCTATCTCGCAGCTGGAGTTATCAACTCACGGTGA
- a CDS encoding efflux RND transporter periplasmic adaptor subunit encodes MKRNFRFLMTTAMAAALALAAPAFAHDGHDHGDEAPAASSNGPQRQPDGSVFLPKPSQRQIGVRTQLIKQEPLARSHELAGKVIMDPTTGGKVQAMVMGRLVPGPDGLPQIGQSVRKGQVLAYIEPASGVLERSGQMAQVAELRAGQALAQKRLARLRELSETVPRKEIEAAESEVNSLTERARALSGGLAGRDVLKAPVSGVIASSPAVAGQVVDARELVFEVVDPTQLRIEALAYDPAMAQNLAGAALAVGGQKVPLSFVGAASSLREQALPMLFKGTSESLSRLAVGMPVVVFVQEATTVPGYRVPSGALMKNPANQNIVWVKDQAERFEPRVVNITPLDGASIAVTSGLADGDRVVVEGASLINQVR; translated from the coding sequence ATGAAGCGCAACTTCCGTTTCCTAATGACGACGGCCATGGCGGCTGCATTGGCTCTGGCTGCTCCCGCGTTCGCTCACGACGGCCATGACCACGGCGACGAAGCGCCGGCTGCGTCTTCCAATGGCCCCCAGCGCCAGCCTGATGGCAGCGTGTTTCTTCCGAAACCGTCGCAACGTCAGATCGGTGTACGCACCCAGCTGATCAAGCAGGAGCCCTTGGCCCGCAGCCATGAACTGGCTGGCAAAGTAATCATGGACCCGACGACAGGCGGCAAGGTCCAGGCAATGGTAATGGGCCGGCTGGTGCCCGGGCCGGATGGTCTGCCGCAGATCGGCCAATCCGTGCGCAAGGGCCAGGTGCTGGCTTACATCGAACCGGCCAGCGGTGTGCTGGAGCGCTCAGGCCAGATGGCCCAGGTTGCCGAGCTGCGTGCGGGCCAAGCGCTCGCGCAGAAGCGCTTGGCCCGGCTGCGCGAGCTGTCGGAGACCGTGCCCCGCAAGGAGATCGAAGCAGCCGAAAGCGAAGTGAACAGCCTGACCGAACGCGCCCGCGCCTTGAGCGGGGGCCTCGCCGGCAGGGACGTACTGAAGGCCCCAGTCAGCGGCGTCATCGCATCCAGCCCCGCAGTTGCCGGGCAGGTCGTGGATGCGCGCGAACTGGTGTTTGAGGTGGTCGATCCGACCCAACTGCGCATCGAGGCGCTTGCCTACGATCCGGCAATGGCACAGAACCTGGCCGGTGCTGCACTCGCAGTAGGCGGTCAGAAGGTGCCGCTGAGCTTCGTCGGTGCCGCCAGCAGCCTGCGCGAGCAGGCCCTGCCCATGCTGTTCAAGGGCACCAGCGAAAGCCTCTCGCGCTTGGCGGTCGGTATGCCGGTGGTGGTCTTCGTGCAAGAGGCGACGACGGTACCTGGCTACCGCGTGCCTTCCGGTGCGCTGATGAAGAACCCTGCCAACCAGAACATCGTCTGGGTCAAAGACCAGGCCGAGCGCTTCGAGCCGCGTGTCGTGAACATCACTCCTTTGGATGGTGCATCCATCGCTGTCACTTCGGGCCTGGCGGACGGCGACCGCGTGGTTGTCGAGGGCGCGTCCCTGATCAATCAAGTTCGTTGA
- a CDS encoding efflux RND transporter permease subunit gives MFKWLLENSLRNRLLVIIGALVLMAYGAFTLTRTPVDVFPDLNKPTVTLMTEAGGMAAEEVEQLITFPLETAMNGLPSVESVRSVSSAGLSFIYVTFDWKTDIFRARQMVSERLTSMEEGLAPGVTPTMGPISSVMGEIMQIAIPIGAKPSGQKNAAPPLSAMDTREYADWVLRPRLMAIPGVAQVIPIGGEVRQFQVQPNTTRMSELGVTASDLDAALKGFSANTSGGFLEINGREYLIRNLGRTSRLDDLRNLPLAVRAGQPILLHQVADVQFAPAIKRGDAGFEGLPAVILGIQKQPTADTIALTRSIESALADMKGSLPAGMAEPQVTFRQANFIEASISTLQGKLIGASVFVAVILFFFLGTLRPLVIALTAIPASIFVTGLVFHYFGLSINTMTLGGLAIAIGGLVDDAVVDVENIMRRLKEDRTRHPENRLTPLVIVARASMEVRSAILYATMIIVLVFLPLFALPGMEGRLFVPLGIAFIVSTLASLLVSVTVTPVLSYYLLPKMRTLDHGDTRLLAWLKTRYQGGLQRVLQRPRAALGMAAVAVTLAVAAVPFFPTTFLPPFNEGTLLVGLRLNPGVTLAESSALAQQAELLVAQVPEVQHVGRRSGRAELDEHAEGVHVSELDVGLLPASELKRSMEEITADIRSRLAHLPGSIGIGQPISHRIDHMLSGVRSQIAIKVFGEDLDVLRGQADLLRAKLAGIPGLADLEIEKQVLAPQIKIRVDYAAAGRYGVAAPQILSTLQSLVEGEKITEVIEGNRRFALVVRLPEQARSIEGLSRILIDTPMGRVPLSRLATIEDSDGPNQVSRDDGRRRIVLSANAQGRPLSEVVADIRSVVQEVRLPEGYFITLGGQFQAQEEASRLVGLLSIVSLTLMFVVLYTRYKSVVLSALIMVNIPLALVGAVLGLWLSGQPLSVAALVGFITLAGISVRNGILKVSHYLNLMRMEGEDFDQKMIVRGSLERLSPVLMTALVTAFALAPLLFEASRPGTEILHPVAVVIFSGLVSSTLLDTFLTPAMFWLFGRKPAERLLDDRDAEAF, from the coding sequence ATGTTCAAGTGGCTTCTCGAAAATAGCTTACGAAACCGGCTCCTGGTCATCATCGGGGCGCTGGTGCTGATGGCGTATGGCGCGTTCACCCTGACGCGCACGCCGGTAGATGTCTTTCCCGATCTCAACAAGCCGACCGTCACTCTCATGACGGAGGCTGGCGGCATGGCTGCCGAAGAAGTCGAGCAACTCATCACGTTCCCGCTCGAAACGGCCATGAACGGCCTGCCCAGCGTCGAAAGCGTGCGCTCGGTCTCCAGCGCCGGGCTTTCCTTCATCTACGTGACATTTGACTGGAAGACCGACATCTTCCGGGCGCGCCAGATGGTCTCCGAACGCCTGACGTCCATGGAGGAAGGGCTAGCCCCGGGCGTGACGCCCACTATGGGGCCAATCAGCTCAGTGATGGGCGAGATCATGCAGATTGCAATCCCCATCGGTGCCAAGCCCTCAGGGCAGAAGAACGCAGCCCCGCCGCTGTCGGCCATGGACACTCGCGAGTACGCGGACTGGGTGCTACGCCCCCGGCTGATGGCCATACCTGGTGTTGCCCAAGTCATCCCGATCGGAGGCGAGGTCCGTCAGTTCCAGGTCCAGCCCAACACCACGCGAATGTCAGAGCTGGGCGTGACTGCGTCCGATCTGGATGCGGCTCTCAAGGGCTTCTCCGCGAACACTTCCGGCGGCTTCCTGGAGATCAATGGCCGCGAGTACCTGATCCGCAACCTGGGCCGCACGTCCCGACTCGACGACCTGCGTAACCTGCCTCTCGCGGTGCGTGCGGGCCAACCCATCCTGCTCCACCAGGTCGCCGATGTTCAGTTTGCGCCAGCCATCAAGCGCGGCGATGCGGGCTTCGAGGGCCTGCCAGCCGTGATCCTGGGCATCCAAAAGCAGCCCACGGCCGATACGATTGCACTGACCCGCTCGATCGAGTCAGCGTTGGCGGACATGAAGGGCTCACTGCCGGCTGGCATGGCCGAGCCACAGGTGACCTTCCGACAAGCCAACTTCATCGAGGCGTCCATCAGCACGCTGCAAGGCAAGCTCATCGGCGCATCGGTCTTCGTGGCGGTGATCCTGTTCTTCTTCCTGGGCACTTTGCGCCCCCTGGTGATCGCGTTGACCGCGATTCCTGCCTCGATCTTCGTGACCGGGCTGGTGTTCCACTATTTCGGCCTATCAATCAACACCATGACGCTCGGTGGGCTGGCGATCGCCATCGGCGGTCTCGTGGACGATGCTGTGGTCGATGTGGAGAACATCATGCGGCGGCTCAAGGAGGACCGCACCCGCCACCCTGAGAACCGGCTGACGCCCCTGGTCATCGTTGCCAGGGCCTCGATGGAGGTTCGCTCGGCGATTCTCTACGCCACGATGATCATTGTGCTGGTGTTCCTGCCCCTGTTCGCGCTGCCGGGGATGGAGGGGCGCTTGTTCGTGCCGCTGGGCATCGCCTTCATCGTCTCCACGCTGGCCTCGCTGCTGGTCTCTGTGACGGTCACTCCGGTGCTTTCGTACTACCTGCTGCCCAAGATGAGGACGCTGGACCATGGCGACACTCGGCTTCTAGCCTGGTTGAAGACGCGCTATCAGGGCGGCCTGCAGCGGGTCTTGCAGCGGCCGCGTGCCGCCCTTGGCATGGCCGCTGTGGCTGTCACACTGGCTGTCGCCGCGGTGCCATTCTTCCCGACCACGTTCCTGCCCCCGTTCAATGAAGGAACGTTGCTGGTGGGCCTGCGCCTGAATCCCGGTGTGACGCTGGCCGAATCTTCGGCGCTTGCCCAGCAAGCCGAGCTGCTGGTCGCGCAGGTGCCAGAGGTGCAGCACGTGGGCCGGCGCAGCGGACGGGCCGAGCTGGACGAGCATGCCGAAGGCGTGCATGTCAGCGAGCTGGACGTGGGCCTGCTGCCCGCCTCGGAGCTAAAGCGCTCCATGGAGGAGATCACCGCCGACATCCGTTCGCGTCTGGCTCACTTGCCCGGCTCCATCGGCATTGGCCAGCCGATCTCGCACCGCATCGACCACATGTTGTCGGGGGTGCGCTCGCAGATCGCCATCAAGGTGTTCGGCGAGGACCTGGACGTCCTGCGCGGGCAGGCGGATCTGCTGCGCGCCAAGCTGGCCGGAATTCCGGGGCTTGCTGACCTGGAGATCGAAAAGCAGGTCCTAGCGCCGCAGATCAAAATCCGCGTGGATTATGCGGCGGCGGGACGCTACGGCGTGGCCGCACCGCAAATTCTGTCCACGCTGCAAAGCCTGGTCGAAGGCGAAAAGATCACCGAGGTCATCGAGGGCAACCGCCGCTTCGCGCTGGTGGTTCGCCTGCCCGAGCAGGCGCGGTCGATTGAGGGCTTGAGCCGCATCCTCATCGACACGCCCATGGGTCGGGTCCCGTTGTCGCGCCTTGCCACCATCGAAGACAGCGACGGCCCCAACCAGGTCAGCCGCGACGATGGCCGTCGACGCATAGTTTTGTCGGCCAACGCTCAGGGACGGCCGCTGTCCGAAGTAGTGGCCGACATACGCAGCGTCGTCCAAGAAGTGCGCTTGCCCGAAGGCTACTTCATCACGCTGGGCGGCCAGTTCCAGGCACAAGAGGAAGCCTCGCGACTGGTGGGCCTGCTGTCCATCGTCTCCCTGACGCTCATGTTCGTGGTGTTGTACACGCGCTACAAGTCGGTCGTCCTATCAGCGCTCATCATGGTGAACATTCCATTGGCCCTGGTCGGCGCCGTGTTGGGGCTGTGGCTGTCTGGCCAGCCGTTGTCCGTGGCCGCCCTGGTCGGCTTCATCACGCTCGCGGGTATTTCTGTGCGCAACGGCATCCTGAAGGTGAGCCACTACCTCAACCTCATGCGCATGGAGGGCGAGGACTTCGACCAGAAGATGATCGTGCGTGGCTCGCTCGAACGGCTTTCCCCGGTTCTGATGACCGCGCTGGTCACGGCCTTCGCGCTGGCCCCGCTGCTGTTCGAGGCGTCCCGACCCGGTACTGAGATCCTGCACCCCGTCGCGGTGGTGATCTTCTCGGGGCTGGTCAGCTCCACGCTGCTAGACACCTTCCTTACACCCGCCATGTTCTGGCTGTTCGGCCGCAAGCCTGCCGAACGCCTGCTGGACGACCGCGACGCGGAGGCATTCTGA
- the lpdA gene encoding dihydrolipoyl dehydrogenase → MEMHFDVIVIGAGPGGYIAAIRAAQLGMKVACVDAWKNKDGKPAPGGTCNNIGCIPSKALLQSSENFEQAKHHFGTHGISTGDLRMDVTTMLERKNQVVKSSNEGILYLFRKNKVQFFNGLASFTRTVDGGFEVSVAADEAVTLVGKQIIVATGSNVRPLPNLPFDERVVLSNDGALDIAAVPDRLAVIGAGVIGLELGSVWRRLGADVTILEGLPSFLPIVDQAIAKEAKKAFDKQGLKIELGAKVREVNATEAGVTIHYTDSQGQTQSLQADKVIVAIGRVPNTEGLNPAAVGLQLDERGAVLVDDECRTSVPGIWAIGDVVRGPMLAHKAEEEGVAVAERIAGQHGHVDFNTIPNVIYTSPEIAWVGRTEQQLKEQGTAYRIGSFPFMANGRARALGDTPGLVKVIADPATDEILGVHVVGPQASELVAEAVIAMAFKASSEDIARICFAHPTLSETFKEASLAVDKRALNF, encoded by the coding sequence ATGGAAATGCATTTCGACGTCATTGTTATCGGTGCCGGCCCAGGCGGATACATCGCGGCCATTCGCGCTGCCCAATTAGGCATGAAGGTCGCTTGTGTAGATGCCTGGAAGAACAAGGACGGAAAGCCAGCACCTGGCGGCACCTGCAACAACATCGGTTGTATCCCTTCGAAAGCGCTACTGCAGTCGTCAGAGAACTTTGAACAAGCCAAGCACCACTTTGGCACGCACGGCATCTCCACGGGTGATCTGCGCATGGATGTGACCACGATGTTGGAACGTAAGAATCAGGTCGTGAAGTCCAGCAACGAAGGCATCCTTTATCTGTTCCGCAAAAACAAGGTCCAGTTTTTCAACGGCCTGGCGTCTTTCACCAGGACTGTCGATGGTGGCTTCGAGGTGAGCGTCGCCGCCGATGAGGCTGTTACCTTGGTGGGCAAGCAGATCATCGTTGCCACAGGCTCCAACGTGCGGCCACTCCCCAACCTACCGTTCGATGAGCGGGTCGTGCTCTCCAACGACGGCGCGCTGGACATCGCGGCCGTGCCCGATCGGTTGGCCGTCATCGGTGCCGGCGTGATCGGCCTGGAGCTGGGCTCCGTTTGGCGCCGCCTGGGGGCGGATGTCACGATCCTCGAAGGCTTGCCCAGCTTCCTGCCAATCGTCGACCAAGCCATCGCCAAGGAGGCGAAGAAGGCGTTCGACAAGCAAGGCCTGAAGATCGAACTAGGTGCGAAGGTTCGCGAAGTCAATGCAACCGAGGCTGGCGTGACTATTCACTACACCGACAGCCAGGGCCAGACGCAGTCCTTGCAGGCAGACAAAGTGATCGTGGCTATCGGCCGTGTGCCCAACACCGAAGGCCTGAATCCGGCCGCCGTGGGACTCCAACTGGATGAGCGCGGCGCCGTGCTGGTGGACGATGAATGCCGCACCAGTGTGCCCGGCATCTGGGCCATCGGTGACGTGGTGCGTGGCCCGATGTTGGCGCACAAGGCGGAAGAGGAAGGTGTCGCAGTGGCCGAGCGCATTGCCGGCCAGCACGGTCACGTCGATTTCAATACGATCCCCAACGTCATCTACACCAGCCCAGAGATTGCCTGGGTAGGCCGCACCGAGCAGCAGCTCAAAGAGCAGGGCACCGCCTATCGAATCGGTTCCTTCCCGTTCATGGCCAATGGCCGCGCGCGTGCGCTGGGCGACACGCCGGGCCTCGTCAAGGTGATCGCCGATCCTGCCACTGATGAGATACTCGGCGTGCATGTGGTCGGCCCGCAGGCCAGTGAACTGGTGGCCGAGGCCGTGATCGCCATGGCGTTCAAGGCCAGCAGCGAAGACATCGCCCGCATCTGCTTTGCCCATCCGACCCTCTCCGAGACGTTCAAAGAGGCCTCGCTGGCCGTGGACAAGCGCGCGCTCAACTTCTGA
- a CDS encoding ArsR/SmtB family transcription factor, with the protein MNTSKPFSTPPKGPSADLESLSQNDVTILAETFRLLGDPSRLRIMLCCMKGSSSVGDIAETLELSQSLVSHHLRLLRGARLVKGVRQAKQIFYEVADKHVNQVLLDMATHIAEDHNDE; encoded by the coding sequence ATGAATACAAGTAAGCCATTCAGTACCCCACCGAAGGGTCCCAGCGCCGATTTGGAATCGCTGTCACAGAATGACGTGACCATCTTGGCTGAGACATTCCGCCTCCTGGGTGACCCGTCCCGGCTGAGAATCATGCTGTGCTGCATGAAAGGCTCTTCCTCGGTCGGGGACATCGCTGAAACCCTCGAACTCTCGCAGTCGCTGGTGAGCCACCACCTGCGGCTGCTGCGCGGTGCTCGCCTGGTCAAGGGCGTGCGCCAAGCCAAACAGATCTTCTATGAGGTGGCGGACAAGCACGTGAACCAGGTGCTGCTGGATATGGCCACCCACATCGCGGAAGACCACAACGACGAGTAA